One window of Inquilinus sp. Marseille-Q2685 genomic DNA carries:
- a CDS encoding bifunctional riboflavin kinase/FAD synthetase: MQIFRHTENLPAAARGAVVAIGNFDGVHRGHQTVVAAARAEAQRLGAPLCVLSFEPHPRSLFRPDDPPFRLTPFRIKARLLEALGVDLHVVLHFDWAFAARSAEDFIRTVLVGALGARHVVVGYDFCFGHRRAGTPETLTTFGRQLGFGVTIVTQAADETGGLYSSSRARELLAAGDTRGAAEILGRPWEIEGRVEHGDKRGRELGYPTANVELGDFLRPAYGIYAVRCAVDEGGPLVWHDGVASLGIRPMWRTETPLLEAYLFDFSGDLYHRHLRVQLVERLRGEEKFDSLEALVAQIDRDCEAARQVLAR; encoded by the coding sequence ATGCAGATCTTCCGCCACACCGAAAACCTGCCGGCAGCGGCGCGCGGCGCGGTGGTCGCCATCGGCAATTTCGACGGCGTGCATCGCGGCCACCAGACCGTGGTCGCGGCCGCCCGGGCCGAGGCGCAGCGGCTCGGCGCGCCGCTCTGCGTGCTCAGCTTCGAGCCGCATCCGCGCAGCCTGTTCCGCCCCGACGATCCGCCGTTCCGCCTGACCCCGTTCCGGATCAAGGCACGGCTGCTGGAGGCGCTGGGCGTCGACCTGCATGTGGTGCTGCATTTCGACTGGGCCTTCGCCGCCCGCTCGGCCGAGGACTTCATCCGGACCGTTCTGGTCGGGGCGCTCGGCGCCCGCCATGTCGTGGTCGGCTATGATTTCTGCTTCGGCCATCGCCGCGCCGGCACGCCCGAGACGCTGACCACCTTCGGCCGGCAGCTCGGCTTCGGCGTCACCATCGTCACCCAGGCCGCGGACGAGACCGGCGGCCTCTACTCCTCCAGCCGGGCGCGCGAACTGCTGGCCGCAGGCGACACGCGCGGCGCCGCCGAGATCCTGGGCCGGCCGTGGGAGATCGAGGGCCGGGTCGAGCACGGCGACAAGCGCGGCCGCGAGCTCGGCTACCCGACCGCCAATGTCGAGCTCGGCGACTTCCTGCGCCCGGCCTACGGCATCTATGCCGTGCGCTGCGCCGTGGACGAAGGCGGGCCGCTGGTGTGGCACGACGGCGTCGCCAGCCTCGGCATCCGGCCGATGTGGCGGACCGAGACGCCGCTGCTCGAGGCCTATCTCTTCGACTTCTCCGGCGACCTCTACCACCGCCACCTGCGGGTGCAGCTGGTGGAGCGGCTGCGCGGCGAGGAGAAATTCGACTCCCTCGAGGCGCTGGTCGCCCAGATCGACCGCGACTGCGAGGCCGCCCGGCAGGTGCTGGCGCGGTAG
- the ileS gene encoding isoleucine--tRNA ligase, whose amino-acid sequence MTAQPAETPGAAPAASDYRSTVFLPKTDFPMRGGLPQKEPELLARWAAIDLLGRIRAASKGREKFVLHDGPPYANGDIHIGHAVNKILKDIVVRTRQMLGRDSVYVPGWDCHGLPIEWKIEEKYRKAGQDKDAVPVLQFREECRAFARHWVGVQSEQFQRLGVMGDWADPYLTMTDAAEAQIVREIHKFLLNGGLYRGLKPVLWSVVEKTALAEAEVEYQDLTSDMVWVRFPLAKASRPSLEGAAAVAWTTTPWTLPANRAIAYGPDFEYGVYKVDAVAEGSLAKVGETLLLATALAETVAKDLAVTAWTAIDRFAGSELSGSVARHPLAGQGYDFEVPFLPGGHVTVDAGTGLVHTAPSHGADDFELGRAHGIAATETVTEDGRYHASVPLFAGHVIYRPDGKKGDANKVVTAAVEAAGGLLAKGQIRHSYPHSWRSKAPLISRAPPQWFISMETNGLRDRAREALKQTRFGREQGYNRLSSMIESRPDWVISRQRAWGVPIAIFVDKMTGEPLRDTAVCQRIAAAFELEGSDAWYKHDAQFFLGETLKAEDYEQVFDIVDVWFESGSTHAFVLEQRPELKWPADLCLEGSDQHRGWFHSSLLESCGTRGRAPYDALLTHGFTLDEQGRKMSKSLGNVVAPQTVVDQSGADILRLWVVGTDYSEDMRIGKEILKYQADAYRRLRNTLRYLLGALDGFQDAERLPAAELPELERWVLHRLWELDGTIRRAIEAYDFHAMSTALHNFCAVDLSAFYFDIRKDSLYCDRPDDPRRRAVRTVLDILFDHLTVWLAPILCFTAEEAWLARHGDGPEVSVHLRTFPEVPEAWRDDDLAARWARLRDLRRVVTGALELERAAKRLGSSLQAHPVVHAGAEETGLLGSLDFAEICITSGLTVETGAVPEGAFTLADVPGVGVTVAPAEGHRCERCWKVLPEVGTVAAHPDLCNRCADAVDAIGAGASA is encoded by the coding sequence ATGACCGCCCAGCCCGCCGAAACTCCGGGTGCCGCCCCGGCTGCTTCCGACTATCGATCCACCGTCTTCCTGCCGAAGACGGATTTCCCGATGCGCGGCGGCCTGCCGCAGAAGGAGCCGGAGCTGCTGGCCCGCTGGGCGGCGATCGACCTGCTGGGCCGGATCCGCGCCGCCTCGAAGGGGCGCGAGAAGTTCGTCCTGCATGACGGCCCGCCCTACGCCAATGGCGACATCCATATCGGCCACGCGGTCAACAAGATCCTGAAGGACATCGTCGTCCGCACCCGGCAGATGCTGGGCCGGGATTCGGTCTATGTCCCGGGCTGGGACTGCCACGGCCTGCCGATCGAGTGGAAGATCGAGGAGAAGTACCGCAAGGCCGGCCAGGACAAGGACGCAGTCCCGGTGCTGCAGTTCCGCGAGGAATGCCGCGCCTTCGCCCGGCACTGGGTCGGGGTGCAGTCGGAGCAGTTCCAGCGCCTCGGCGTGATGGGCGACTGGGCCGATCCCTACCTGACCATGACCGACGCGGCCGAAGCCCAGATCGTCCGCGAGATCCACAAGTTCCTGCTGAACGGCGGCCTGTATCGCGGGCTGAAGCCGGTGCTGTGGTCGGTGGTGGAGAAGACCGCCCTGGCCGAGGCCGAGGTCGAGTACCAGGACCTGACCTCCGACATGGTCTGGGTGCGCTTCCCGCTGGCCAAGGCATCGCGGCCGTCGCTGGAGGGCGCCGCGGCCGTGGCCTGGACCACCACGCCCTGGACCCTGCCTGCCAACCGCGCCATCGCCTACGGCCCGGATTTCGAATACGGCGTCTACAAGGTCGACGCCGTGGCCGAGGGCAGCCTGGCGAAGGTCGGCGAGACGCTGCTGCTGGCCACGGCGCTGGCCGAGACGGTGGCGAAGGACCTCGCCGTCACCGCCTGGACCGCGATCGACAGGTTCGCCGGCTCGGAGCTGTCCGGCTCGGTCGCCCGCCATCCGCTGGCGGGGCAGGGCTACGACTTCGAGGTGCCGTTCCTGCCCGGCGGCCACGTCACGGTCGATGCCGGCACCGGTCTGGTCCACACCGCGCCCAGCCACGGCGCCGACGACTTCGAGCTCGGCCGCGCCCACGGCATCGCCGCCACCGAGACGGTGACTGAGGACGGCCGCTATCATGCCAGCGTGCCACTCTTCGCCGGTCATGTGATCTACCGGCCGGACGGCAAGAAGGGCGACGCCAACAAGGTCGTCACGGCGGCGGTCGAGGCCGCCGGCGGGCTTCTGGCCAAGGGGCAGATCCGCCACTCCTACCCGCACAGCTGGCGGTCCAAGGCGCCGCTGATCTCCCGCGCCCCGCCGCAATGGTTCATCTCGATGGAGACGAACGGGCTGCGCGACAGGGCGCGGGAGGCGCTGAAGCAGACCCGCTTCGGGCGGGAGCAGGGCTACAACCGCCTGTCCTCGATGATCGAGAGCCGGCCGGATTGGGTGATCAGCCGCCAGCGCGCCTGGGGCGTGCCGATCGCGATCTTCGTCGACAAAATGACCGGCGAGCCGCTGCGCGACACCGCGGTCTGCCAGCGCATCGCCGCGGCCTTCGAGCTCGAGGGCTCGGACGCCTGGTACAAGCACGACGCCCAGTTCTTCCTCGGCGAGACCTTAAAGGCCGAGGATTACGAGCAGGTCTTCGACATCGTCGACGTCTGGTTCGAATCCGGCTCGACCCATGCCTTCGTGCTGGAGCAGCGGCCGGAGCTGAAATGGCCGGCCGACCTGTGTCTCGAGGGCTCGGACCAGCATCGCGGCTGGTTCCACTCCTCGCTGCTGGAAAGCTGCGGCACGCGCGGCCGGGCGCCCTATGATGCGTTGCTGACCCACGGCTTCACGCTCGACGAGCAGGGTCGGAAGATGTCGAAGTCGCTCGGCAACGTGGTGGCGCCGCAGACGGTCGTCGACCAGTCGGGCGCCGACATCCTGCGCCTCTGGGTGGTCGGCACCGACTATTCCGAGGACATGCGGATCGGCAAGGAGATCCTGAAGTACCAGGCCGACGCCTATCGCCGGCTGCGCAACACGCTGCGCTATCTGCTGGGCGCCCTCGACGGTTTCCAGGATGCCGAGCGGCTGCCGGCGGCCGAGCTGCCGGAGCTGGAGCGCTGGGTGCTGCACCGGCTGTGGGAGCTGGACGGCACGATCCGCCGCGCGATCGAGGCCTACGACTTCCACGCCATGTCCACGGCGCTGCACAATTTCTGTGCCGTCGACCTCTCGGCCTTCTACTTCGACATCCGCAAGGACTCGCTGTACTGCGATCGGCCGGACGATCCGCGCCGGCGCGCGGTGCGCACCGTGCTCGATATTCTGTTCGACCACCTGACGGTCTGGCTGGCGCCGATCCTCTGCTTCACGGCGGAGGAGGCATGGCTGGCCCGGCACGGCGACGGGCCGGAGGTCAGCGTCCATCTCCGCACCTTCCCGGAGGTGCCGGAGGCGTGGCGCGACGACGATCTGGCGGCGCGCTGGGCCCGGCTGCGCGACCTGCGCCGCGTCGTCACCGGCGCGCTGGAGCTGGAGCGGGCCGCCAAGCGGCTCGGCTCGTCGCTGCAGGCCCATCCGGTGGTGCATGCGGGGGCGGAGGAAACCGGGCTGCTGGGCAGCCTCGACTTCGCCGAGATCTGCATCACCTCGGGGCTGACGGTCGAGACCGGTGCGGTGCCGGAGGGGGCCTTCACCCTGGCCGACGTGCCGGGCGTGGGCGTCACTGTCGCCCCGGCCGAGGGCCACCGCTGCGAGCGCTGCTGGAAGGTCCTGCCGGAGGTCGGCACGGTCGCCGCCCACCCGGATCTCTGCAACCGCTGCGCCGATGCCGTCGACGCCATCGGAGCCGGGGCCTCGGCATGA
- the lspA gene encoding signal peptidase II produces MTDARLFRRGLVIAVLILVADQISKWWVLKVLFGLAEPITTASWAPPIRITGFLDFAMVWNYGISFGLLAGDTPLARWGLSAVAVAVVAGLVVWLARNDRGLVAFGVGLIIGGAIGNVIDRLRFGAVADFLHFHAGEYSFWVFNVADSAISIGVMLLIADSLFGRRTHPVTAQQRDRT; encoded by the coding sequence ATGACGGACGCGCGGCTGTTCCGGCGCGGCCTGGTCATCGCCGTTCTGATCCTGGTCGCCGACCAGATCAGCAAATGGTGGGTGCTGAAGGTCCTGTTCGGCCTGGCCGAGCCGATCACCACGGCCAGCTGGGCGCCGCCGATCCGGATCACCGGCTTCCTCGATTTCGCCATGGTCTGGAATTATGGAATCAGCTTCGGTCTCCTCGCCGGCGACACGCCGCTGGCGCGCTGGGGGCTGTCGGCGGTCGCGGTCGCCGTGGTGGCCGGCCTCGTGGTCTGGCTCGCGCGCAACGACCGGGGCCTCGTCGCCTTTGGCGTCGGGCTGATCATCGGCGGGGCGATCGGGAATGTGATCGACCGGCTGCGCTTCGGCGCCGTCGCCGATTTCTTGCATTTTCACGCCGGGGAGTATTCCTTCTGGGTGTTCAACGTGGCCGACAGCGCGATCAGCATCGGGGTGATGCTGCTGATCGCCGACAGTCTGTTCGGCCGGCGCACGCACCCGGTGACGGCGCAGCAGAGGGATCGAACGTGA
- a CDS encoding DUF3035 domain-containing protein — protein MSGQSRFLQSTSLSQPGRARWGRLVALTGLVVATLAVAGCEGSNQTVQEMIGYDRSTPDEFAVMPRAPLAMPASMDELPPPTPGAPRPQEAQPREQAEAILFGQGQKVTRGEAAPAAGGAGAAAILAKAGQAQPDIRTTVNQETAQLDENEDGFIDRLMFWNSKPLPGTVVDPYKESARLNTNAEQGKPLTTGDTPIIIRKRPAPLEGLVPSF, from the coding sequence GTGAGCGGGCAGTCTCGTTTTCTCCAGTCCACCAGCCTCTCCCAGCCCGGCCGGGCGCGGTGGGGCCGGCTGGTCGCGCTGACCGGCCTGGTCGTCGCCACCCTGGCCGTGGCCGGCTGCGAGGGCAGCAACCAGACCGTGCAGGAGATGATCGGCTACGACCGGTCGACGCCGGACGAGTTCGCGGTGATGCCCCGGGCGCCCCTGGCCATGCCGGCCTCGATGGACGAGTTGCCGCCGCCGACGCCGGGCGCGCCGCGGCCGCAGGAAGCCCAGCCGCGCGAGCAGGCCGAGGCGATCCTGTTCGGCCAGGGCCAGAAGGTGACCCGCGGCGAAGCCGCCCCGGCCGCGGGCGGGGCGGGCGCCGCGGCGATCCTGGCCAAGGCCGGGCAGGCGCAGCCGGACATCCGCACCACGGTCAATCAGGAGACGGCGCAGCTCGACGAGAACGAGGACGGCTTCATCGACCGGCTGATGTTCTGGAACTCGAAGCCGCTGCCCGGCACCGTCGTCGATCCGTACAAGGAATCGGCGCGCCTCAACACCAATGCGGAGCAGGGCAAGCCGCTGACCACCGGCGACACGCCGATCATCATCCGCAAGCGGCCGGCGCCGCTGGAAGGCCTCGTCCCGAGCTTCTGA
- the pgi gene encoding glucose-6-phosphate isomerase, with translation MSDLTRSPAWTALAAHRKAMEGVHMRDLFAADPKRFDRFSLRLGEVLLDYSKNRVTEETLGLLFALARQQDVEGWRDRMFAGEAINGTEHRAVLHTALRAELTGSVTVDGENVLPEVAAVLKHMREFSDAVRDGSWTGYTGKPITDVINIGIGGSDLGPVMVSEALRPYQHPRIRLHFVSNVDGTHIAETLKRIDPETSLFLIASKTFTTQETLTNAHTARRWFLHSGAPEAAIAKHFAALSTNAAEVSKFGIDTANMFGFWDWVGGRYSVWSAIGLPVMIGIGADAFERFLAGGRAMDAHFRSAPLEQNLPAVMGVLGIWYGNFWDAQTHAVLPYDQYLHRLPAYLQQADMESNGKSVDRQGHRVDYQTGPVIFGEPGTNGQHSFYQLIHQGTKIIPCDFIAPVESHNPVDDHHPILLSNVLAQTEALMVGKTPDQVRAELTKAGMSGAALEALLPFKVFEGNHPSNTILVRTVDPYTLGLLVALYEHKIFVQGIIWNIYSFDQWGVELGKQLAKAILPELLGEKAPGAHDSSTLGLLAAIRDWS, from the coding sequence ATGTCCGATCTGACCCGCTCGCCCGCCTGGACCGCGCTTGCCGCGCACCGCAAGGCGATGGAGGGCGTGCATATGCGCGACCTCTTCGCCGCCGACCCGAAGCGCTTCGACCGCTTCTCGCTGCGCCTCGGCGAGGTGCTGCTCGACTATTCCAAGAACCGGGTGACCGAGGAGACGCTGGGCCTCCTCTTCGCCCTGGCCCGCCAGCAGGACGTCGAGGGCTGGCGCGACCGCATGTTCGCCGGGGAAGCGATCAACGGCACCGAGCACCGCGCCGTGCTGCACACCGCGCTCAGGGCCGAACTGACCGGCTCGGTCACGGTCGATGGCGAGAACGTGCTGCCCGAGGTGGCGGCCGTGCTGAAGCACATGCGCGAATTCTCCGACGCGGTGCGCGACGGCAGCTGGACCGGCTATACCGGCAAGCCGATCACCGACGTGATCAACATCGGCATCGGCGGCTCCGACCTCGGCCCGGTGATGGTGTCCGAGGCGCTGCGCCCGTACCAGCACCCGCGCATCCGGCTGCACTTCGTCTCCAATGTCGACGGCACCCACATCGCCGAGACGCTGAAGCGGATCGACCCCGAGACCAGCCTGTTCCTGATCGCGTCGAAGACCTTCACGACGCAGGAGACGCTGACCAACGCCCACACCGCCCGGCGCTGGTTCCTGCATTCCGGCGCGCCGGAGGCGGCGATCGCCAAGCATTTCGCCGCCCTGTCGACCAATGCGGCGGAGGTGTCGAAGTTCGGCATCGACACCGCCAACATGTTCGGCTTCTGGGACTGGGTCGGCGGCCGCTACTCGGTGTGGTCGGCGATCGGCCTGCCGGTGATGATCGGCATCGGCGCCGACGCCTTCGAGCGGTTCCTGGCCGGCGGCCGCGCCATGGATGCGCATTTCCGCTCGGCGCCGCTGGAACAGAACCTGCCGGCGGTGATGGGCGTGCTCGGAATCTGGTACGGCAATTTCTGGGACGCCCAGACCCATGCCGTGCTGCCCTACGACCAGTATCTGCACCGGCTGCCGGCCTATCTGCAGCAGGCGGACATGGAGTCGAACGGCAAGTCGGTCGACCGCCAGGGCCACCGGGTCGACTACCAGACCGGGCCGGTGATCTTCGGCGAGCCCGGCACCAACGGCCAGCACTCCTTCTACCAGCTGATCCATCAGGGGACGAAGATCATCCCCTGCGATTTCATCGCCCCGGTCGAGAGCCACAACCCGGTCGACGACCACCACCCGATCCTCTTGTCCAACGTGCTGGCCCAGACCGAGGCGCTGATGGTCGGCAAGACGCCGGACCAGGTGCGGGCGGAGCTGACCAAGGCCGGGATGTCCGGCGCGGCACTGGAGGCGCTGCTGCCGTTCAAGGTGTTCGAGGGCAACCACCCTTCCAACACCATCCTGGTGCGCACGGTCGACCCCTACACGCTGGGCCTGCTGGTCGCCCTCTACGAGCACAAGATCTTCGTCCAGGGCATCATCTGGAACATCTACTCGTTCGACCAGTGGGGCGTGGAGCTGGGCAAGCAGCTGGCCAAGGCCATCCTGCCCGAGCTGTTGGGCGAGAAGGCGCCGGGCGCGCATGACAGCTCGACCCTCGGCCTGCTCGCCGCGATCCGCGACTGGTCCTGA
- the tam gene encoding trans-aconitate 2-methyltransferase yields MADWTPALYRRYEDERTRPARDLLARVELDPPADGRPLVIYDLGCGPGNSTELLVERFPGAEVTGIDSSEAMLADARARLPGCRFERHDVAVWQPETAPDLIYANATLQWVRGHETLVPRLFGLLAPGGVLAVQMPDNREEPTHRLMRAVAGEGPWRETIGDAALVRTKILPLDEYYDLLAPVAAETDVWRTAYQHPMASPEAIVDWVRGTGLRPFIDPLSEEQRAGFLADYTSRIAEAYRPKADGKLLLAFPRLFVVARRPR; encoded by the coding sequence ATGGCCGACTGGACCCCAGCCCTCTACCGCCGCTACGAGGACGAGCGCACCCGCCCGGCCCGCGACCTGCTGGCCCGGGTCGAGCTCGATCCGCCCGCTGACGGCCGTCCGCTGGTGATCTACGATCTCGGCTGCGGCCCGGGCAATTCGACCGAGCTGCTGGTCGAGCGTTTCCCGGGGGCGGAGGTCACCGGCATCGACAGCTCCGAGGCGATGCTGGCCGATGCCCGCGCCCGCCTGCCGGGCTGCCGCTTCGAGCGGCACGACGTGGCCGTCTGGCAGCCGGAGACGGCGCCGGACCTGATCTACGCCAACGCCACGCTGCAATGGGTGCGGGGGCACGAGACGCTGGTGCCGCGGCTGTTCGGCCTGCTCGCGCCCGGCGGCGTGCTGGCGGTGCAGATGCCAGACAACCGCGAGGAGCCGACGCACCGGCTGATGCGCGCCGTGGCGGGCGAGGGGCCGTGGAGAGAGACGATCGGCGACGCCGCGCTGGTGCGCACCAAAATCCTGCCGCTCGACGAGTATTACGACCTGCTGGCGCCGGTCGCGGCCGAGACCGATGTCTGGCGCACCGCCTACCAGCACCCGATGGCGTCGCCGGAAGCGATCGTCGACTGGGTGCGCGGCACGGGGCTGCGCCCTTTCATCGACCCGCTGAGCGAGGAGCAGCGCGCCGGCTTCCTGGCGGACTACACAAGCCGCATCGCCGAGGCCTACCGGCCGAAGGCGGACGGCAAGCTGCTGCTGGCCTTCCCGCGACTGTTTGTCGTCGCCCGCCGCCCGCGCTAG
- a CDS encoding DUF6538 domain-containing protein, which translates to MEDVARNTRLTKRGATYWFKAKVPKDLQGRGRFVTSKGTPKTEEAFTLRTRDPEAARRLVVEASLKFDRECDQLRRELAAREAPPTRAPEGAPAQADRSSLVSLSYRQCVALSGRWLREMLEVYEAHPDNKEGNALGLDLLADAEGDPREQERIVGPHLDRQLDAEGLVVDTATRRLLVLAFRDAMANHLRAAVRQDGGDFSPAPELVRYPAASVVEKASPPEPVNAPVGGKAITIDDVIDGWAANQGASPQARDTYARTLFAFAATIKPRSLAEASKQDVVDWKAALQAAGRTASTIVSYMNRCSTLYAWAVDDGLLPSNPFVGVRRPRVKRGRGRLVRPFTEAEAVTILTAARERQGFARWVPWLMAFSGARVAEVCQAMVADVREVDGIPCLMVTEVDEDGQANGTKSVKSEASVRAVPIHPKVVSEGFLDYAHGLPADGPLFPDITLDKYGLRGSTAANALRSWVRGLGITDDRISPNHSWRHRVKDLLRNALVPPEVQDAILGHEAGRNAGDGYGLGFSVTVLHDHLCRINVPDGL; encoded by the coding sequence ATGGAAGACGTGGCCAGGAATACCAGACTAACGAAGCGGGGCGCAACCTACTGGTTTAAGGCCAAGGTGCCGAAGGACCTTCAGGGCCGGGGCCGGTTTGTCACCAGCAAGGGGACGCCGAAGACGGAGGAAGCGTTCACCCTCCGCACCAGAGACCCTGAGGCTGCCCGCCGGCTGGTCGTTGAGGCGTCGCTGAAGTTCGACCGGGAGTGTGACCAGCTTCGCCGGGAACTGGCCGCCCGTGAAGCGCCGCCCACACGCGCCCCTGAGGGGGCGCCCGCACAGGCCGACAGGTCAAGCCTTGTGTCGCTCTCCTATCGCCAATGTGTCGCGCTGTCCGGTCGCTGGCTCCGGGAGATGCTGGAGGTCTACGAGGCACACCCGGACAACAAGGAGGGTAACGCCCTGGGTCTCGATCTCCTCGCCGATGCGGAGGGCGACCCGCGGGAGCAAGAGCGGATAGTCGGCCCCCACCTTGACCGGCAGCTAGACGCCGAGGGTCTGGTGGTCGACACAGCGACGCGCCGGCTGCTGGTGCTGGCGTTCAGGGACGCGATGGCGAACCACCTGAGGGCAGCCGTGCGGCAGGACGGTGGTGACTTCTCCCCGGCCCCGGAGCTTGTCCGGTACCCGGCCGCCTCGGTGGTCGAGAAGGCGTCCCCTCCCGAGCCCGTGAATGCGCCCGTGGGGGGGAAGGCCATCACCATTGATGACGTGATCGATGGCTGGGCAGCCAACCAAGGCGCCAGCCCGCAGGCGCGGGACACATACGCCCGGACGCTGTTCGCCTTCGCTGCCACGATCAAGCCGCGCTCCCTAGCCGAGGCGTCCAAGCAGGACGTAGTTGACTGGAAGGCTGCGCTACAAGCGGCGGGACGAACGGCCTCGACCATCGTCTCTTACATGAACCGCTGCTCGACCCTCTACGCATGGGCAGTGGATGACGGCCTCCTCCCTAGCAATCCCTTCGTTGGCGTTCGGCGTCCCAGGGTGAAGCGCGGTAGGGGCCGTCTGGTCCGGCCGTTCACCGAGGCGGAGGCAGTCACCATCCTGACCGCTGCAAGGGAGCGGCAGGGGTTCGCCCGGTGGGTGCCGTGGCTGATGGCATTCAGCGGCGCCAGGGTGGCCGAGGTCTGCCAAGCCATGGTCGCCGATGTCCGGGAGGTTGACGGCATCCCCTGCCTCATGGTGACGGAGGTGGACGAAGACGGGCAAGCGAACGGGACAAAGTCGGTCAAGAGCGAAGCATCGGTGCGGGCCGTCCCGATCCACCCTAAGGTCGTCTCTGAGGGCTTCCTAGACTACGCCCATGGTCTACCTGCGGATGGCCCGCTGTTCCCTGATATCACCTTGGACAAGTACGGCCTCCGCGGAAGCACGGCAGCGAATGCACTTCGGTCTTGGGTGCGGGGACTGGGGATCACTGATGACCGGATCTCCCCCAATCACTCATGGCGCCACCGGGTGAAGGACCTTCTGCGCAACGCTCTGGTCCCTCCCGAGGTGCAAGACGCCATCCTCGGCCATGAGGCAGGGCGGAACGCCGGTGACGGCTATGGCCTGGGCTTCAGCGTCACGGTGCTGCACGACCACCTGTGCCGGATCAACGTGCCGGACGGGCTTTGA
- a CDS encoding recombinase family protein, producing the protein MPRPFIAYYRVSTAKQGRSGLGLDAQREAVESHLRGLGDGARLLAEYQEVETGKRDDRIALRQALDHCRLTGATLIIAKLDRLSRDAAFLLTLQKGDVPFLAADMPEMNNLTVGIMAVVAQNEREAISRRTKEALAAAKARGVRLGNPNGARALREGLARAGGPNPQRAAEVAHTVAVERAERLRHVVEGLKARGVHSVRAIAEALNAGGYQTPRGGRWHTTSVHRLLATLNKARA; encoded by the coding sequence ATGCCCCGCCCATTCATCGCCTACTACAGGGTTTCCACCGCCAAGCAAGGTCGGTCGGGGCTCGGCCTCGACGCTCAACGGGAGGCCGTAGAGAGCCACCTACGGGGGCTTGGGGACGGCGCACGGCTGCTGGCCGAGTACCAGGAGGTTGAGACCGGGAAGCGAGATGATCGCATCGCCCTGCGGCAGGCGTTGGACCACTGCCGGCTGACCGGGGCAACGCTTATCATCGCCAAGCTCGACCGCCTGTCCCGTGATGCGGCCTTCCTGCTGACCCTCCAGAAAGGCGATGTCCCGTTCCTCGCGGCGGACATGCCCGAGATGAACAACCTGACCGTTGGTATAATGGCCGTAGTCGCGCAGAACGAACGCGAGGCAATCAGCAGGCGGACCAAGGAGGCGCTGGCAGCGGCGAAGGCGCGGGGTGTGCGGCTCGGCAACCCGAACGGCGCCAGGGCGCTGCGGGAGGGCCTTGCACGGGCCGGGGGACCGAACCCACAGCGGGCCGCGGAAGTGGCCCATACGGTCGCCGTAGAGCGCGCTGAACGGCTGCGGCACGTGGTCGAGGGCCTGAAGGCGCGAGGCGTCCACTCTGTGAGGGCGATTGCCGAGGCGCTGAACGCCGGTGGCTACCAGACGCCGCGCGGGGGGCGCTGGCACACCACATCCGTCCACCGCCTGCTGGCCACGCTCAACAAGGCAAGGGCGTAA
- a CDS encoding MBL fold metallo-hydrolase, translating to MAFHLCRTCGTQYPDSPAPPTACPICEDERQFVPESGQSWLTLDELRRGHRNSFTAIEPGLDQILVEPEFGIGERAFLIRLPEGGVMMWDCVALIDDATVSAIRALGGLRAIAISHPHYYTTMVEWAQAFGCPVHLHADDRQWVQRPDPALSFWSGETLDLADGLTVIRCGGHFAGAAVLHWAAGAEGRGVLLSGDTIQGLPDGRWVSFMYSYPNLIPLPAAAVRRISDAVAPYDFDRLYGAFVGRQVKADARGAVLRSADRYIRAIQGG from the coding sequence ATGGCCTTTCATCTCTGCCGCACCTGCGGCACCCAGTATCCCGACAGCCCGGCGCCGCCCACCGCCTGCCCGATCTGCGAGGATGAGCGCCAGTTCGTGCCCGAGTCCGGGCAGAGCTGGCTGACGCTGGACGAGTTGCGGCGCGGTCACCGCAACAGCTTCACGGCGATCGAGCCCGGGCTCGACCAGATCCTGGTCGAGCCGGAATTCGGCATCGGCGAGCGCGCCTTCCTGATCCGGCTGCCCGAGGGCGGCGTGATGATGTGGGATTGCGTGGCGCTGATCGACGACGCCACCGTCTCGGCGATCCGGGCGCTGGGCGGGCTCCGCGCCATCGCCATCTCGCACCCGCACTATTACACCACGATGGTGGAATGGGCGCAGGCCTTCGGCTGCCCGGTCCATCTCCATGCCGATGACCGCCAATGGGTGCAGCGGCCCGACCCGGCCTTGTCCTTCTGGTCGGGCGAGACCCTGGATCTCGCCGACGGCCTGACCGTGATCCGCTGCGGCGGCCACTTCGCGGGCGCCGCGGTGCTGCACTGGGCGGCCGGGGCGGAAGGGCGCGGCGTGCTGCTCAGCGGCGACACCATCCAGGGCCTGCCGGACGGGCGCTGGGTATCCTTCATGTACAGCTATCCGAACCTGATCCCGCTGCCGGCCGCCGCGGTGCGGCGCATCTCCGACGCGGTGGCGCCGTATGATTTCGACCGGCTGTACGGCGCCTTCGTCGGCCGGCAGGTCAAGGCGGACGCCCGCGGCGCCGTGCTGCGCTCGGCCGACCGCTACATCCGGGCGATCCAGGGCGGCTGA